TTTCGGAATGCTGCTTTGTCCTGTCGGATAGAAGAATGGCTTGGCAGAAGTGTACATTAAGGGTGCAAAGGTGGTGCTCAGTGCTCACAAGCACCCTTCTGAAATCTAAAATGACGAATGGGACAACTGTACAGCAGGGGTCAGCAAGTAAGTTTGGCATCGGGCCAAATAACATTCTGGCACAGATGGCGGGCCAAAAATATAgttaaacaataatttaaagaaatgaaCTGATGAAAGATGCAACTAGAATTGCCTGTAACAAACTGTTAGACAGTAATTAACAAAAAGAGTGTGGTGGTGTCCGGCAGAATatgcaacaatttcccctccgcgcACAGAGCATAATAATCACTCAGCTTTGGGTTCACTACTTCCCGCTCCTACTCCAATCCTCGCAGAAACATCATTCCATgtctaaaatatttcaaaacgtataagaaaaaataaaagaaacaaaataacaggagagtttccaAAGTGGCTTATTGGAACACTagtgtgtaaacttttttcctACCACACGACAAGCTGACATGGttgtcagaattaaaaaaaaaaattgtaattgctGCTTTTTgctgtgtaaatgtttttgatcaaaataaCTAAGTTTTCATCAGTTACTTTACCTACGGAttgatgcatttcttacagatttctgctcattcaaaatcaaatACAGATGAAGTAGAACTGTATTACATTTGTTGAATGTATTATTGAGAGAGCGATTGTGTGAATTAGTGTTGTAGTACTTGTTTAAATCATTCTTCTAGCTGAAAATATTCAGTATTGAGAAGGAACAAATTCCTTGAGAACTATAACTTCCTGCTCATGTTCATTGCCGTTATCATAACCTTCACATTCTTTCTGATTTGAGTGATCCTTCTCTATCAAgttagctaaatatgtttaacatgtgaaTTCTTTCTAAATATGCAGTTACAGTATATTATGGggcgttggcatgaattgtactcgtggcAGACGCTCTTGGAGCAAGTGAAAACCACactccgacttttaaaaaatccattCCTCGCTCCATtcaaaatcacaccgctccactccacACACTCCGTTCACATACTCTGATTTTAAGTAACTGTTGTAGTCATGACAGATCTTTTTCAGAACCAGCCACTATCAAAATAATCTGGCTGTGGTCCAGATATTATTGCTAGCGGGCCAGATTTGGCCCGCAGGCCGCCTGTTGCTGACCACTGTTTTACAATCTATATAGGCATGATGAAGATTAGCCAACAGACTAAGGCCTTCTTGGGCGGGCCATTCAAATGATTACTGACAGGTAAGGCaactaatattttttaattttgtgtctTATTTAAGAGCATCAAAATTACCCCACAATAACAGACTGTTAACTGTTAACTGTTAGACTGTTAACAGACTGTTATTTTAAAGATTCCTATGCCGCaaacttttaattatttcacatacttttgaaaatccaacATTTAGTTGATCATTAAGCGATGATCATCAACACAGTGAGTTTCTTCCATAAGAGGGTTTGGCAGCATTTTTGCTTCCAGATGGAACGTGGAAAAAAGAATGTAACCCACATCTCCTGTATAAATCAACCAATCTGAGTTTATAGATAGAAGTGATACTACAGCAAAAACTACTAGGCATGTGAACATAAATATAGCATAATTTTTCACACATTGTACAACAGTTACTATTTTTGCATAATTGtaaggggtaggttcagggttggGGTAGGggtagacattaataaaacacaatcaaataggtagaacattttattttatgtaagctTCCTgtttttgctgcatcctttctagccACAACCCCAATCCGACGATGACTTTGAAACTCCATAAGGGTTTCCAATTTTGTGTGtgatatgcatcagacgttcagccaAGGTCTATAGACGTGACGTCTGATGCTGAGACTCACCGTGGCAGACAGAACCACGTGGGTATAACAAAACAATATAAGTAAAAAGTTATAGCAAGATAAAGAAATTTCTCTACGCCCTGGTTTTTGCATAGCTTTTACTAAAAAATACGTTTCATGTAGTCATGTAAACACCAAAACAGTGTCTAAACAGGGCACAAGAGGTGCAACTTGACTAAAGACAACAAAACTCATGATAATCTGTgagtcttttacatttttaatgttgcatgtgacaaataactgaaataatttttatcaTAAATGAGGTTCTGAAAACAAGCTAACGTTGTTTagcttttatatgtttttaaagagTGCGCATGTGTGTGAAAATGATTAAACAACTGAACTTGCAGTGTTTTCTACGTCAccatgtgggaagatttgcataacaccacccaaaggTTCACGCAAGGAAAGAAGGCATAGCTTTTATTAGAAATTAATGatagaaattataattataatattatagaaatataatgtggtataaggttggctgaatggatgagaaagggagggaagggtgggttCGAGAGAACAAGACCAGTGCGATATGAGGTGGCCCGTCATATATGGAGGTTTTTAGAAGTCAGGTTATTTTTTGGAGTGTGCCCCTGCTCCCGAACCATTGTTAATACCAATTAACTACGTTTAactagctaggaccacgccacaaacaagctatgaaactggggaagagtagaaagagtATGAAGGAGTCAAGAAATTcggatgaaggggtcgagggaatgggatgatggtcaggttgatcagggcatctTGAATTGTTGGCTCAGagagactcagggtgggggtacTGTCTCTACAATATATTTAGGCCTAAAACTTTCTAAAATAGCTGTTGAGAATTATTACAGATGCGAGGGTTGTATTACTATTAAGGGCTGAAGGCAGGGTGGCAGAAGGAATGTTGGGATGaaagggtgtgtgtgagtgtggtgtGTTGCAAGAtgcagggagggagggagggagggagggagggagagaatgGATAGAAGATTTGAAGGTTGAAAAAGACCGGCTGATATGTGTgagaaaacaccatagaatatTCAATGCTCAATAAGGTTGCTCAATTTCAGGAAGCCCTTCCTTCCGAATGAAAGAGCTGATCAGTAAGTCAGCGCATCACTGCAGTTGCCATTAGAAGCGTCccagttgctatagaaacaggCAGTGGTCTTAGACATTCTCTTAGGACTACGCATGCGAACTGACAGATCTAGCCTGAATTGGTAAGCGGTGATATTGTTGTAATCCACTGGAGGCGCCGCCATGGTGGTGCAGTTAGCTGCGGGCTCGTCcgcctgaggcgctgccgtggtggtgctgttgttggCTGAATGattgtccacctgaggcgctgccatgGTGGTACTGTTGTTaactgtgggatcgtccacctgaggcactGCTATGGTGGTGCGGTTAGCTGTGGGattgtccacctgaggcgctgctgtggTGGTGCTGTTAGCTGCAGGATCATCCACCTGGGGCGCCgccatggtggtggtggtgttagtTGTGGTTTTAATAATGCTCCACCTGAGGTACTGAGATGAGCCGGGGAGTAGACATTTGTGGCCCGGAATGTGCGCGACCGCTCGGAAGGAGACTGCAATTGGGATGATGAGAGGTGATCCTCAAGTGTCAACTGTGATATTGAATCGAACAGAGTGCCGTCCAGACCAGGCGAGTCCATCTGTCCTTCGAGAGAAGGAGACTAGCAGTGCGGTAGGAGGTGGGTATATAAGAGTATAAATGGAGGTTTTTAGAAGTCGGGTGATTGTTTGGGGTGTGCCCCTGCTCCAGAACCTTTGTTAATACCAATTAACTccattaagtcattataatcagtagttatttccccactggatgcaacaaatgcctcgtttgtaatgggtttcatTGGTTTTGTCTCTCCATGCTGtgagacggcatcacagtatgttaatgggcgtaacatttctgtcacacgcttgaggtattcagccattcacaacacactggatagcagaccaatcagcatacaccttgcttttcagaacgatgagctttgttaaCATCAACACATTTGCGAAAGGTGggacatagaggagcaacaatgaTGTACATTatgtgaaattaatgtaatttttgaaccttaaaccgcataaacacatttgaaaattatgaatattaaattttGGAAgctttattatagttattttactgtagaattagcatttatttatttatttgtacaagtTATAAAAGGttacataatattaaaaagcTCAACTCTACATACAAAATGTTAATATTCAACAAATCATCATTGAACTGTTTTCAGATCATTGTCTAGaaggtttcatcgggcgcacacGCCTGGCCCTATGTTAACTTCTGGTTTGTGTTGTGTATATTGGTCTGGCTAGCAGTGCCGTCTACAAaagcagttaaagttaaggtgatgagtagactgaagttgggctcaggtagTTGTGCTGTAGGGTGTGTTTCCagttcccatacatttatttatttgtggagacTCGCCACGATTTTAAAACTAAACGCTTATCCAAAAGGATCCATTGAATAAACAtaagcacataataataataataataattccttacatttatatgtacatttattatgaggcacaggtgtttttatatcactgtatttctgaaggaagacttgcatgttatatgcctgataaaggaGTTTTTaggagcgtagctctgctttgttaaCAGTTGTTACTGGGGAAACTTCTATTTCTCACGCTTTAAAGCATCTCCTGCCGGCAAAGAATgatttagcattttcattaagtccgcctgatttacacagcaaacatattttgtttgttatcaaaacaATATCTACCGTAGAGGGACTTggtgttgttattgattctatttggaagtctaccggaagtaaGGTTAGGGCCCCAAACGcacgcatgcgcagtaacgtttgtttatattgttgcaGTTGAAACtgtctatatataataatatgatacACTGCTTTTCAAACAAAAGCTCAAATAAGAGTGGGTTATAAAGTTATGAATGTGTGGAGTTTGtagatacaaaatacaaaaagtcTCACTTTAACAGTGTACAAGTGCATAAAATAGATTGTATGCATACATTTCATGAAGATTATATAGTATGTGGCTCTATTGCTTTTCATTATtcgttttttttctagttttttttattttgcaagagaaagaaaaagaaaaagaaagcatgaaaaataaatataatatgtgtacatcactgatatttaaaaaaaatcttaaatatttggCATAGAATAAATTAATCTCAGAGTTTGCTTATTACTTGAGGGCATTATCAGGTTTAATTATAATGTGATTTTAGAGTGAGCTCTAATGCATTTGCATACAGCATTAGTCCACGGTACTTCTGGAACATTTGAAAATCTCAGTCCATatgccaaacaaacacaaatgggTAAAACATTagataatttctttattttattttatatatatatatgtagtactATGCTTTAATAAACATCCTTTCGATATTACCATCTgcatatcaaattattattacatatccTCTCATACCATACAATTAATGTATGATAACAGAGGGCTTTACTTTGCCTGAACAATagcagaaaaaatatttaaataagggCCACACAGCTTCATCTCTCATACCATAGATTAGAGGACTCAGGCAGCGTGGCAGAATAAGAACAACAAGATAATTTAAATATCTCAGATTTATGAAGAGTGAAGAGCCGCTTCCAATCACTGTGTATAGTGTTCTCTCTATTGTTGCATACAGGAAAGAGGTGAGACACAGTCCCAGCTGAATCAAGTGCAATAGCACCGTTTTGAGAGCTTTCTTAGCAGAATCTTTATCAGAGGAAACAGACTTGACTGCCATCATAATGCTAATGTATGTGAAAATTATGATCACTGCAACAGACACGAAATAAAGAACATCAAATCCTTGAGATTTATCTATCTGCCATTTGGCTATAAACAATTTCTCTAGAGTGCAGAATGCAATATCTGCTAAATAATTGGGGTTGACACTTAAAGCAAGAATAATGTCAGCTATAATATTGATAGAACTAAGAAACCAGATGATTCCTATGGCGATTCCAGTCCTTTTTGGTGTGGCGATGTTGCAGTGCCTCAGAGGGAAGCAGATTGCAACATACCGCTCCAGTGACATCAGTGCTAGTGTCAGAGGAGTGTTAAAGAAAGTACAGTATGATATAAAGACTAACAGAGTGCAAATAGATTTAGGTATTGGAAGAAAACAGAGAGCTACTGTGTACATAATAGTTGTGACCAGCAAAAGCACAGAGTCATTCATAAGCATGTGGCCAAAAAGAATGTAGCGAGGCGTCTCCTGGAATATGCGCTTGCTTTTTAAAGCAAAGAGCATCACACAGTTTacaaaacagaagaaaagagaTGTTAACACAGCCACTGCAGTTTCAGTGCTGGTAGCAGCATCCATATCCAGCTTAAAGACTTGTGGATGAAGGAAAGACGCATCCCCAGTTGTGCCATTGGAATCCGCCATGAGCTAAAAGACAAGAAACGGTATAAATCATGCAGTTAGACTCATGATCCTGCCCAATGAATGTTTTCTACCTT
The sequence above is a segment of the Carassius auratus strain Wakin unplaced genomic scaffold, ASM336829v1 scaf_tig00003593, whole genome shotgun sequence genome. Coding sequences within it:
- the LOC113070248 gene encoding odorant receptor 131-2-like, yielding MADSNGTTGDASFLHPQVFKLDMDAATSTETAVAVLTSLFFCFVNCVMLFALKSKRIFQETPRYILFGHMLMNDSVLLLVTTIMYTVALCFLPIPKSICTLLVFISYCTFFNTPLTLALMSLERYVAICFPLRHCNIATPKRTGIAIGIIWFLSSINIIADIILALSVNPNYLADIAFCTLEKLFIAKWQIDKSQGFDVLYFVSVAVIIIFTYISIMMAVKSVSSDKDSAKKALKTVLLHLIQLGLCLTSFLYATIERTLYTVIGSGSSLFINLRYLNYLVVLILPRCLSPLIYGMRDEAVWPLFKYFFCYCSGKVKPSVIIH